Part of the Mycolicibacterium thermoresistibile genome, TCGAAGTGGCCGGTCAACTCGACGCCGACCGACGGTCGCGCCTCCGGGACGCTCTGCTCGAATGATCTCCCTCGGACGGTTCGGTCCGTCCCGGAAACTCACCCGTCAACCGGCCCCGTGGTCATTCCCATGGGCACCGGCCGGATAGCGGTCACACCGGTTGCTGCGCCCCGCCGTGAGCTCACCGCTCGGCGGGGCGCGGTGATCTACGCCGGCGCGGGCTGCGACGACGGCGAGCGAGCGCCCGCGCCGACCGAACGAGCGGCGCAGAGCACTGGAGATTAATACATCAGACGTTTAAACTGACGGTGCTGTTGCGGTGCCCGTATGGGTAGCCGAGAAAGGTTTGAAATCGTGTCGCAGAACCAGCAGGGTCTTGCTGCGGGGTTTGCCAACATGCTCGAGGCCGATCCGGACGCGGTCGCCCTCATCCGCGGTGATCAGCGGTGGAGCCGCGAGCAACTGTGGGAGCTCTCCGGGCGCGCCGTGGCAAAATTGCGCAGCCTCGGCGCCGAACCCGGGGACGCGGTCGTCGCCCACTACGACACCGGGGCCGAGGAAATGGCGATCGCGCTGGCCGCCTCGCGGCTCGGATGCGTGTTCATGCCGATCCCGAGACGACTCGGCGCCCGCGAGCTCAATTACGTGGTCGGCCTGGCTGATCCGGTGCTCGTCGCCGTACAGGATCGAGATCACGTCGGCGTGGTCGAGAACCCCGGCCGGGCCCGAGTCCTCACGCTTGCCGACTCGCTCGCCCCGACCGGCGCCGAGGTCGATCCGTACCGTTGGCGGCCCGGCGAGGCTGCCCTGGTCGGCTTCACCTCGGGATCGACCGGCCACCCCAAAGGCGTCATGCACGGTGTGCCCGCGATGGAGTGGGTCGCCGATCTCATCGTCGAGCGCGGGTCGCTGCGGCCGGGGGAGCCGATCTGTGTCACCGGGGCGGGTGCCGGCGCACCCGGCTTCACGTTCTACACGTATCTCGGCCTGACCCGCGGGCTGCCCATCGTCAAGAGCGAGAAGTGGGACCCCAAGAGAGTTCTGGAGCTGATGGCGCGGGAGCGTTGTGTGTGGTCGACCATGGTGCCCACCATGCTCCACATGCTGATGACCGCCCAACGGGATTCGGGCCGGGCCTACGACCTGAGCGCCATGCGGACCGTGTCGATGGGCGGTGCGCCCATGAGCGAGGAGTTCATCTCCGAAGCCCGCGAGCTGATGACATTTGAGCCGTTGCGCGTGTACGCGATGGCCGAGTGCATGATGCACTCGCACAGCCGGGCGGATGATCCGATCGAAATCCGCAATGGCATGGACGGGCGGCCCGGACCGGGGGCAGAAATCGCCACATACGACTCCGAGGGGCGTCGACTGCCGACGGGCGAGACGGGTGAGATCGGGATGCGCGGGCCGTCGCTCATGCTCGGCTATCTCGGCGACGCCCCCGGTTCACTACCGCTCACCTCGGACGGGTTCTTTCTCAGCGGAGACCTGGGACGCGTCGAGGACAACGGCTGCATCAAGGTGGTCGGTCGGCTGAAGGACATGATCATCCGGGGCGGATACAACATCGACCCCGGCGAGGTCGAGGAACTGCTGCGGGCGCATCCGGAGGTCCGCGATGTGGCGATCGTCGGTTATCCCGACCCGGTGTACGGTGAGCGGGCGTGCGCGGTCCTCTGGACGGACGGAGTCGTCCTCGGGCTGTCCGACATCGCGGAATTCCTGCTGGAGCGCAACCTGTCCAAGGACAAGATCCCGGAGATGGTCGTCTGCCGGGACGAGCTGCCGCAATCACCGGACGGGAAGATCCTCAAGGGGCAGTTGCGCGCGGAGATCGCCGCGCTCGTCGCCACGCGATCCGGATGAACCGCGGCAGCCGCCGAGAACCGGGTCGATCTCGATTCCTTCGAAGTCAGGCCGGGGCGAACACCAGTGCTGATCCCGCCCCCGTGGTGGCGACGCCGTCCAGGCGCACCGGTGTGCCGACCTGCGGGCGGCCCCGGAACCGAACCACCAGTCTGATCTCCGGTGCCGCATCCGGTATGACGAGCCCGACGCGATAGGGGATCTCGAAGTCGTCGACGAATCGCCGATGTACCTCGGTGGTGGTGAACACGTGGCCGGACGCCGGCACCTCGACCCACTCGTATCCGCTGGCGCAACACGGCCCGAACTCGGTGGGATACCACCACCAGCGGTGACACCGCGGACAGCGTGGCAGCCACAACTCGCCGCGCGCCGCTGGAGAGAAGTGCCTGGCGTCCAGATCTACCATCATCACCTCTACCGGTCGGATGTCAGTACCGCGCAGGCCATGTCGGGGATGCCCAGTCCGGTCACCAGAGCCACCTCGGCATCGGGCACCTGGCCCTCACCACGCTCGCCACGCAGCTGGCGGACCGCCTCGATCAGATGGTTGCCGGCCAGCAGATAGGAATGGGCGAGCAGACCGCCGTGGGTGTTGACCGGCAGCGGTGCCCGCGGACCGATCCCCACATCGAGAACGTATGCGGCGCCTTCACCCCGGGGAGCCACGCCCAGGTCCTCGAGCTGAATGATCGTGGTGATCGTGAAACAGTCGTACAGCTCTGCGATGTCGACATCGTGCATCGACAGGCCGGCCATCCCGAGTGCCTGGCGGGCAGCCGAATCCGTGGACAATGACAGGAAGTCATGCCGCTGGGTGAAGTACTCGGTCTGAGTGGTGGCTGCGCCCGCGATGCCGACGCCGGCGACGAGCACGGGCTTTTCAGTCAGGTCACGAGCCCGCTCCGGGGTGGTCATGACGAACGCGATCGCTCCGTCGTTGGTCAGGCAGCAGTCGGCCTTCCGCAACGGCGTCGCGATCATCGGAGACGCGAGATAGCCGGTCACATCGAGTGGTTCGGGCAGCAGTGCTCCCGGTGTGCGAGCGGCGTGCGAGCGGGCGGCGCCGGCGACCTCGGCCAGCGCCTCGGGTGGCAGCCCGTACTCGTGGGCGTACCGCTGTGCCATCGCGGCGAAATACACCGGTTGGCCGAACCACCCGGCCGGCATCTCCACCGCCGCCTTCCACGGATCCTCTGCGTGCACGGCGTACGCCCCACCCCGGGCAGGGTCGAGGGTGAGGCCGAAGTAGGTGACGACGACCTCGGCCAGACCGCTCTCGATCGCCAGTTGCGCGATCAGCGGCGCACCCACCAGTCCGGCCCCCGCGATGGACGACTGACAGGAGAACGGCCGGTGACGCAGGCCGAGAGACTGGGCCATGGCGTCGACCGGCACAGTGTGGGCGGTGCTCATTCCCTCGATGACGAACCCGTCGACATCTCCCGGGGACAGCCCGGCGTCGGCCAGCGCGCGGTCCACCGCGGTGCGGGCCAGCGCCGCGGCGCTGTGACCGGACTTGTGGACATGGTCCGATTCGCCCACTCCCACGATCGCCACCGGCACGGTGGTGCCCTCCAGGTTTGCCAATAAAAAGTCTGATGTTTAGCTTAAACTAGCCCAGTCGACTCAATAAGGAAAGGGAGGCCGTGTCCATCACCGCAACCATCGAGTCGCGCGACGAACTGCACGAACAGGTCGGCGCCTGGGCGCGACACCATTACGGGCCCCGGGTGCGAGCGGGGCGGCCGGTCACCCCCGAAGGGCACTCCGGGCTCACCGTCATGGTCCCCGTCGTGCTCGAATCCGGACAGGTCGTGGACGAGGTGGTCATCCGGTTGCCACCGAAAGGCGTGAAACCCAAACGCAATACTGATGTTCTGCGGCAGATTCCGGTGCTGCGGCACTTGGCCACCACGGAAGTCCCGGTGGCTCCTGTGCTCGATCCGGGGACCGACACGAGGTGGTTCGGCCGCCCGTTTCTGATCGTCCGCCGGATGCCGGGGGAGACCAGGAGCATCGACGACGGGCCGGGTCACGCGCCCGGACCCGAACACGTGCGTGAGGCGATCACCGTGCTCGGCATGTTGCACAAGTCGGTTCCCGCAGAGGCGCTGACCGGTTGGGACACCGTGAACACCTACGCCGACGAATTGCGGGCGTGGGATCGCGCACTGGAGCGGATGCCGAACGACGACTGGCGGACTGCGTGTGGAAGGCTGCGTGAGCGGTTGGCCGACGTGCTGCCTGTCGAGGCTGCCACCGGGTTGGTGCACGGAGATTACCAGTTCTCGAACCTGCTCTACGACGCAACGCGTATCACCGCCGTCCTGGATTGGGAGGTGGCCACGCTCGGTCCCCAATTGCTGGATCTCGGTTGGTTCGTCACCATCAACGACCAGGAT contains:
- a CDS encoding thiolase family protein; translated protein: MANLEGTTVPVAIVGVGESDHVHKSGHSAAALARTAVDRALADAGLSPGDVDGFVIEGMSTAHTVPVDAMAQSLGLRHRPFSCQSSIAGAGLVGAPLIAQLAIESGLAEVVVTYFGLTLDPARGGAYAVHAEDPWKAAVEMPAGWFGQPVYFAAMAQRYAHEYGLPPEALAEVAGAARSHAARTPGALLPEPLDVTGYLASPMIATPLRKADCCLTNDGAIAFVMTTPERARDLTEKPVLVAGVGIAGAATTQTEYFTQRHDFLSLSTDSAARQALGMAGLSMHDVDIAELYDCFTITTIIQLEDLGVAPRGEGAAYVLDVGIGPRAPLPVNTHGGLLAHSYLLAGNHLIEAVRQLRGERGEGQVPDAEVALVTGLGIPDMACAVLTSDR
- a CDS encoding class I adenylate-forming enzyme family protein, which gives rise to MSQNQQGLAAGFANMLEADPDAVALIRGDQRWSREQLWELSGRAVAKLRSLGAEPGDAVVAHYDTGAEEMAIALAASRLGCVFMPIPRRLGARELNYVVGLADPVLVAVQDRDHVGVVENPGRARVLTLADSLAPTGAEVDPYRWRPGEAALVGFTSGSTGHPKGVMHGVPAMEWVADLIVERGSLRPGEPICVTGAGAGAPGFTFYTYLGLTRGLPIVKSEKWDPKRVLELMARERCVWSTMVPTMLHMLMTAQRDSGRAYDLSAMRTVSMGGAPMSEEFISEARELMTFEPLRVYAMAECMMHSHSRADDPIEIRNGMDGRPGPGAEIATYDSEGRRLPTGETGEIGMRGPSLMLGYLGDAPGSLPLTSDGFFLSGDLGRVEDNGCIKVVGRLKDMIIRGGYNIDPGEVEELLRAHPEVRDVAIVGYPDPVYGERACAVLWTDGVVLGLSDIAEFLLERNLSKDKIPEMVVCRDELPQSPDGKILKGQLRAEIAALVATRSG
- a CDS encoding phosphotransferase family protein, with translation MSITATIESRDELHEQVGAWARHHYGPRVRAGRPVTPEGHSGLTVMVPVVLESGQVVDEVVIRLPPKGVKPKRNTDVLRQIPVLRHLATTEVPVAPVLDPGTDTRWFGRPFLIVRRMPGETRSIDDGPGHAPGPEHVREAITVLGMLHKSVPAEALTGWDTVNTYADELRAWDRALERMPNDDWRTACGRLRERLADVLPVEAATGLVHGDYQFSNLLYDATRITAVLDWEVATLGPQLLDLGWFVTINDQDSWAHRVATAGIPPTEVIVDWYESAADRAVDKGELAAACALAAYRFAVIAGLNLSLHRTGRRVDPHWEKIAPSIPRLVECGLRRLRR
- a CDS encoding Zn-ribbon domain-containing OB-fold protein, translating into MMVDLDARHFSPAARGELWLPRCPRCHRWWWYPTEFGPCCASGYEWVEVPASGHVFTTTEVHRRFVDDFEIPYRVGLVIPDAAPEIRLVVRFRGRPQVGTPVRLDGVATTGAGSALVFAPA